The Candidatus Synechococcus calcipolaris G9 nucleotide sequence ATAGGCGAATCTGTTGATTGAAGTGACCTGCTGCCGTGGCGATCGCTGCTGTTTTAAGGGCTTCTACGGGTTCGCGGACTAAAATACTGACAATCCAGGCACTACTTAAACCGAAAATCACACTCACGGCCGCTACCCCCATGGCAAACAAGGCATCCTGTTGGGAACGGTAGGGAGAAATACTGAGTAGTAGTAGAGCTAAAATGGGGCAAAGACCATTAGAAATCAACAGCAATATCCCCCGCCACAGCAAGGATAAATGGATAATGCCAGTTTGTTCGGCAGGTTGACTATTCTCAAATAAAATCGGATATAAAACCCGCTCGGAAAGAAGTTCCACCAGTAAAAAGACTTGGCTCACACTCATGAGCGTGCCAATTAAAAGGGAAATGGGTAAATCAATGAGAACCTGGGGATTCAGGGGATCAGGATGGAGTAAAAGAGTCAGAATAAAAATCGGCAATCCCAAAAGATTTCCACTGCCAATGATCAAAATGGACCACCAGGGTAAGTTAATCGATCGCCGGCGTGCTTGAATCAGTTTTCCATGGAATCGAGGGCGTGCTTGAAGCGTGGGTAATATACAAAAGCGGCGAACAGTGCCATCGGCATCTAGGGTGACTTGGCGTAATTGACGGCAGACTAAAAAAATACTCGAAAGGATATAGACCCAGGCGGCAATTCCAATGGGATAAACAGTCAAATTAAACCATTTTACCGACTCTAAAAAAGCCGCTAATTGGGCTGCGGTTAATAGGGGATAAATATGGGTAATGTTGTACCAAATATTAAAGGCACTGACGAGAACCTGGGGCAAAATGGGCAAAAGCCCCACCCCAAGCAACTGAAGCCATAGAGGAGATTGGGACGGGTTACGAGGGGTCACGGTGGCGGGCAACGTCTTGGGCGGAGAGACCTTCACTGGGATTGCCCAGGAACCATAGGGCGGCGGCCGCTTCGGCGCGAGTCACGGTTTTTTGAGGTTGGAGAATCAGGGTTTGGCCAAATAAACGGCGAATATTAGAGAGGTCTCCATTCCCATAGTCAGCAGCTACAGCACTGAGGGCATTGGGATTAATGCGATTGCTATCCTTAAACCCCCAGGTTTGTTCAATGCGATCAATACTGGTTGTGGTGAGATTTTTTTGCATATCCAAAGGAACCTTCCACTGTAAAAGGGTTTCCCGGGTTAGGGGTGCATCGGGACGGAAGAGATTGGTTTGCTCTCCGGTTAGGGAACTGGGTAAAAAACCCGCCATGGCTAACCCTTGAATGTAGGCAAAATCTGGATGAGTCTTGGGTACATCTTGGAACAGGGGAGCATCATTCTCGGTGGCTAGGCGAATTTGCTGGGAGGGGCGATCGCCATAGAAACGATTATGGGTGGTAACGAGCCAGCGAACAAACGTACTGCGATCCATGGCTTCATTGGGCTGGAGTTCATCCTTAGATTCCGCCGTTGTTAACACCCCCAACCGGGCTAGATCTTCTACGGCGGGGCGCAGAGCCATGGGCACATTGTTTATATCCGGGAACTCTTGGGGGGGTAAATCGGCGAGTTGGTTTTCATCGTCCCCCTCTTCTTCAGGGGCTAAGGCTTGGGCGATCGGGCCATACTCCACCACAAATTCCGTTTGTTGATTATTTGTGGTGGGAATGACCACCCTCACCCCTAAACTTGGCCCCTGACCCACCAGGATCACCTGCTGTCCCTGCTGCTGTTGATCTAACAATTCCCAGCCAGCGCGTTGAAACTGCTGAATATAAAACTGAACAATGGGTTGGGAGGGAGCGGCCACCTGCCAACGACTTTGGATCCGTGGAGTTGGCTCTGCCGCTAGGGGCGTGGAATCCATCAAACTTGCTTGGGGATAGCGTAGATCCATCGGTAGTTCCTGGCTACCCGGCTCTGTTTGACTCCACTGATCAGTATTGACATCTGGGGCAAATAGCTGCTCTAGGGCCGTACTGCCATCACAACTACTCAAGCCCAAAAGGCAGAGTAACAATAGGCTAAAGCGTAGACGTGACCGATCATTCATAAAAATCTAAACAAACCTAAACGAAAAAGTTCCATTTGACAAGGGCTGTTAACCCAACGACTCAAGCCACCCCGATGGCAGCAATTACTATACATTGTAAAGAGTTGCTCATCATACCCACGGCGATTCCTAAGGCCAATGATTGGCATACGATAACGGATACACATCAACGAACACATAACTTTTGCGAAGTTTCTGCTTATTTTGATATGGATAGTAAATATGGCTGTTAAGAACTCTCCCCAACCCCCCCGATCCCGACTGATTGGCAATATTTTGCTGTTAGCGGGATTAGTTTTTTTAAGCATTAATCTTCTTTTTCCCCAGATATTTAGTCAGGGGCCAGCCCAGGTTCCCTATAGTATGTTCATTCATCAGGTGCAAGAGGGGGATGTCACCAGTGCCTATGTGGGTCAAAATCAAATTCGCTACCAACTCAAGGGCGATGAGAAAAACCCTGGACAAATTCTAGCAACCACACCAATTTTTGACTTGGAACTCCCTAAACTTTTAGAGGCAAAAGGGGTTGAATTTGCGGCGGCTCCTCCCCCAGGCAATCGCTGGTTTTTTAATATCTTAGGTTGGGTAATTCCACCGATTATTTTTGTGTTAGTTTTTCAGTTTTTTGCCAACCGTGGTGGCGGTGGCGGTGGTCCCCAGGGGGCCCTCTCCATTAGTAAGAGTAAAGCCAAGGTTTACGTGGAAGGCGATGCCCAGCGGATTACCTTTGAAGATGTGGCTGGGGTTGAGGAAGCGAAAACCGAACTGGTGGAAATTGTAGATTTCCTGAAAAATCCCCAACGCTATAACCAAATTGGGGCGCGGATTCCCAAGGGTGTGCTATTGGTGGGCCCCCCTGGAACGGGTAAAACCCTCTTGGCAAAGGCCGTGGCGGGGGAAGCAGGGGTATCCTTCTTCTCTATCTCTGGGTCAGAGTTTGTGGAGCTATTTGTGGGAGTGGGGTCGGCCCGGGTTCGGGATCTCTTTGAGCAGGCGAAAAAACAAGCCCCCTGTATCATCTTCATTGATGAACTGGATGCCATTGGGAAATCCCGTGCCACCGGTGGATTCTATGGTGGTAATGATGAGCGGGAACAGACCCTCAATCAACTGTTGACGGAGATGGATGGGTTTGGAGATGCCGGAGCAACGGTTATTGTCTTAGCGGCAACGAACCGTCCCGAAAGTTTGGATCCGGCCCTGTTGCGGCCCGGTCGTTTCGATCGCCAAGTGTTAGTAGATCGCCCGGATTTGAGTGGGCGGGAAGCCATTTTGAAAATCCATGCCCAGAATGTGAAGTTAGACCCCAGTGTGGACTTAAAGGCGATCGCCACCCGTACCCCTGGCTTTGCAGGGGCCGACCTGGCAAACTTAGTGAATGAAGCGGCCCTGTTGGCGGCCCGAAATCAGCGGCAGTTGGTGGCCCAGGAAGATTTTGCCGAGGCGATCGAGCGAGTTGTGGCAGGTTTGGAGAAAAAAAGCCGGGTTCTCAACGATAAAGAGAAAAAGATTGTTGCCTACCATGAAGTGGGCCATGCCATTGTCGGCTATGTGATGCCTGGGGGTGGCCGGGTTGAAAAAATCTCGATTATCCCCCGGGGGATGGCGGCCCTGGGGTATACGTTGCAGCTTCCCACCGAGGATCGGTTCCTGCTGGATGAAGCAGAACTGCGGGGCCAAATTGCCACCCTTCTGGGCGGGCGATCTGCGGAGGAAATCATCTTTGGCAGTATCACGACGGGGGCATCCAATGACCTGCAACGGGCTACGGATCTGGCAGAGCGAATGGTACGCAGTTATGGCATGAGTAAGGTACTCGGCCCCCTTGCCTTTGAAGAACAACGGGCCATGTTTTTGGGGGAAGGGGCCAATGGTCGCTCCATTAGTGAAGAAACGGCCCAAGCCATCGATCGCGAAGTTAAAGATATTGTGGAAATGGCTCACCAACAGGCCCTAGAGATTTTGAAGCGTAACCGTGATTTACTCGAAACCATCTCTGAAAAACTCTTAGAAAAAGAAGTCATTGAGGGAGAAACCTTACATGATCTCTTGGGCCAAGTCGCTAAAGAGGTTGCTGTTTCTTAGCCTGTCGCTGTTTCTTGCTTTAAGCAACGAGGGATTCGGCCAGGGATGCCTGGCCAGAAATAAAATAATCCTTGAGGAGGATTAATATGCAAATGTCCCCAGTGATGCGCTATCACAATGCGGCACTGAAGTATTACTTGGCCTTGACCGAATCCCCCTATCTCCACTACGGGTATTGGGCATCCTCTCCCCAGCTAGAGGAACTGACCCTGCCCAATTTTCGCCTTGCCCAAAG carries:
- the ftsH4 gene encoding ATP-dependent zinc metalloprotease FtsH4 — protein: MAVKNSPQPPRSRLIGNILLLAGLVFLSINLLFPQIFSQGPAQVPYSMFIHQVQEGDVTSAYVGQNQIRYQLKGDEKNPGQILATTPIFDLELPKLLEAKGVEFAAAPPPGNRWFFNILGWVIPPIIFVLVFQFFANRGGGGGGPQGALSISKSKAKVYVEGDAQRITFEDVAGVEEAKTELVEIVDFLKNPQRYNQIGARIPKGVLLVGPPGTGKTLLAKAVAGEAGVSFFSISGSEFVELFVGVGSARVRDLFEQAKKQAPCIIFIDELDAIGKSRATGGFYGGNDEREQTLNQLLTEMDGFGDAGATVIVLAATNRPESLDPALLRPGRFDRQVLVDRPDLSGREAILKIHAQNVKLDPSVDLKAIATRTPGFAGADLANLVNEAALLAARNQRQLVAQEDFAEAIERVVAGLEKKSRVLNDKEKKIVAYHEVGHAIVGYVMPGGGRVEKISIIPRGMAALGYTLQLPTEDRFLLDEAELRGQIATLLGGRSAEEIIFGSITTGASNDLQRATDLAERMVRSYGMSKVLGPLAFEEQRAMFLGEGANGRSISEETAQAIDREVKDIVEMAHQQALEILKRNRDLLETISEKLLEKEVIEGETLHDLLGQVAKEVAVS
- a CDS encoding S-layer homology domain-containing protein; protein product: MNDRSRLRFSLLLLCLLGLSSCDGSTALEQLFAPDVNTDQWSQTEPGSQELPMDLRYPQASLMDSTPLAAEPTPRIQSRWQVAAPSQPIVQFYIQQFQRAGWELLDQQQQGQQVILVGQGPSLGVRVVIPTTNNQQTEFVVEYGPIAQALAPEEEGDDENQLADLPPQEFPDINNVPMALRPAVEDLARLGVLTTAESKDELQPNEAMDRSTFVRWLVTTHNRFYGDRPSQQIRLATENDAPLFQDVPKTHPDFAYIQGLAMAGFLPSSLTGEQTNLFRPDAPLTRETLLQWKVPLDMQKNLTTTSIDRIEQTWGFKDSNRINPNALSAVAADYGNGDLSNIRRLFGQTLILQPQKTVTRAEAAAALWFLGNPSEGLSAQDVARHRDPS
- a CDS encoding adenylate/guanylate cyclase domain-containing protein, with the translated sequence MKVSPPKTLPATVTPRNPSQSPLWLQLLGVGLLPILPQVLVSAFNIWYNITHIYPLLTAAQLAAFLESVKWFNLTVYPIGIAAWVYILSSIFLVCRQLRQVTLDADGTVRRFCILPTLQARPRFHGKLIQARRRSINLPWWSILIIGSGNLLGLPIFILTLLLHPDPLNPQVLIDLPISLLIGTLMSVSQVFLLVELLSERVLYPILFENSQPAEQTGIIHLSLLWRGILLLISNGLCPILALLLLSISPYRSQQDALFAMGVAAVSVIFGLSSAWIVSILVREPVEALKTAAIATAAGHFNQQIRLLRADEFGPLINEFNHMLRELQEKQLIEETFGRHVGRQAALEILQRDAGVGGIEQEVTVMFADLRNFTQRCVDISPQTAIHLLNLFLTAMVTIVEDEHQGMVNKFLGDGFMAIFGVGYPANHGLMAIQAGVKMLHALEDINATLAQDQHLPLKMGIGIHTGPAVVGSIGSPQRLEYTAIGDTVNLASRVESLTKTVGVPLLFTDATAQTLPQDYAKRSLPPQNVKGQPEAIAIFSLPELG